A single window of Zea mays cultivar B73 chromosome 10, Zm-B73-REFERENCE-NAM-5.0, whole genome shotgun sequence DNA harbors:
- the LOC103641409 gene encoding 4-hydroxy-7-methoxy-3-oxo-3,4-dihydro-2H-1,4-benzoxazin-2-yl glucoside beta-D-glucosidase 1, chloroplastic-like, whose translation MAPLLATAMAMNHAGHPGPNHESFSRHHLSCSPQNSKPRCNLSFRPRAERVSGQNNGSQVLSAAGDVPQRSMFPPDFIFGASTSAYQIEGGWNEDGKGPSSWDYFCHNFPEWILDKSNGDVAADSYHMYPEDVRLLKEIGMDAYRFSISWSRILPNGTLEGGINPDGIKYYKNLINLLLENGIEPFVTLFHWDTPQALMDKYGGFLDKSIVKDYTDFAKVCFDNFGDKVKNWFTFNEPETFCTFSHGTGQCAPGRCSPGIITPTGSTSCANPIGNSLTEPYIVGHNLLRAHAEVVDLYNKHYKIDYKGENGRIGIVFDVMGRVPFEKSAFIDQQAEERSWDINLGWFLEPVVRGDYPFSMRSLVRDRLPFFTNEEREKLVGSYDMLGLNYYTSRFSKHIDITQHNTLRLNTDDAYASQETKGPDGEPIGPPMGNWIYLYPQGLKDLLKIMKEKYGNPPMYITENGMAEVDLGHNLNDQKRIDYLQSHLAALQDSVESGANVKGYFLWSLLDNFEWFCGYTQPYGIVYVDRNDGCKRYMKQSAKWYKSFIAANDK comes from the exons ATGGCTCCACTTCTCGCTACTGCCATGGCCATGAACCACGCTGGCCATCCAGGACCAAATCATGAGAGTTTCTCACGGCACCACCTATCTTGCTCACCACAAAACAGTAAGCCAAGGTGTAATCTTAGCTTCAGGCCACGAGCCGAAAGGGTAAGCGGTCAGAATAATGGAAGCCAAGTGCTGAGCGCAGCCGGGGATGTCCCTCAAAGAAGCATGTTCCCCCCTGACTTCATCTTTGGTGCCTCCACTTCAGCATACCAA ATTGAAGGTGGATGGAATGAAGATGGAAAGGGGCCAAGCTCATGGGATTACTTCTGCCACAATTTTCCAG AGTGGATATTAGACAAGAGCAATGGGGATGTTGCAGCAGATTCGTACCATATGTACCCT GAGGATGTCAGATTGCTGAAGGAAATAGGGATGGACGCCTATAGGTTCTCCATCTCTTGGTCCAGAATACTGCCGA ATGGGACGCTCGAAGGGGGTATTAATCCAGATGGCATCAAGTACTACAAAAATCTCATCAATTTGTTGTTAGAGAACG GAATAGAACCGTTTGTAACCCTTTTCCACTGGGACACACCTCAAGCACTGATGGACAAGTACGGCGGTTTTTTAGATAAGAGTATTGT AAAAGACTATACAGACTTCGCCAAGGTGTGCTTTGACAACTTCGGTGACAAAGTAAAGAACTGGTTTACCTTTAATGAGCCCGAGACTTTTTGTACCTTTTCGCACGGAACTGGACAATGCGCCCCAGGGCGGTGCTCCCCTGGGATAATCACTCCAACGGGATCCACAAGTTGTGCTAACCCAATTGGAAACTCGCTCACTGAGCCATACATTGTTGGCCACAACCTTCTCCGAGCCCACGCCGAGGTTGTTGATCTTTACAACAAGCATTACAAGATAGATTACAAG GGTGAGAATGGACGCATAGGGATTGTATTTGACGTGATGGGCCGTGTGCCATTCGAAAAATCGGCGTTTATTGATCAACAGGCCGAAGAAAGGTCCTGGGACATCAACCTAGGATGGTTCTTGGAGCCGGTTGTCCGTGGAGACTATCCATTCTCCATGAGGTCGTTGGTAAGGGACcgactacccttcttcactaacgAGGAGCGAGAGAAGCTAGTGGGCTCCTATGACATGCTGGGGTTAAACTACTACACCTCAAGGTTCTCCAAACACATCGatatcacgcaacacaacacgctAAGGCTCAACACTGACGATGCATATGCCAGTCAGGAAA CGAAAGGGCCTGATGGCGAGCCCATTGGTCCTCCG ATGGGGAATTGGATCTACCTGTATCCTCAAGGCCTAAAGGATCTCCTTAAGATCATGAAGGAGAAATACGGAAACCCACCCATGTACATCACTGAGAACG GGATGGCTGAAGTTGACCTTGGCCATAACTTGAATGACCAGAAAAGAATAGATTACCTCCAGAGCCACTTGGCAGCTCTTCAGGACTCAGTGGA GTCGGGAGCAAATGTGAAGGGCTACTTCCTTTGGTCTCTGCTGGACAACTTCGAATGGTTCTGCGGCTACACCCAACCTTACGGCATCGTCTATGTGGACCGCAACGATGGCTGCAAGCGCTACATGAAGCAGTCAGCCAAGTGGTACAAAAGCTTCATCGCTGCGAATGATAAATGA